The proteins below are encoded in one region of Paenacidovorax monticola:
- a CDS encoding sulfite exporter TauE/SafE family protein produces MDSMVAVVALGAVVAGFVQGLSGFAFGLVAMSFWAWALEPRLAAVLVVFGSLTGQVVAAVSVRRGFHWPRLLPFVLGGLAGIPLGVALLPRLDMVWFKAVLGTLLVVWCPAMLMARRLPRITAGGRIGDGLAGLAGGVMGGLGGFTGALPTLWCTLRGFDKDAQRTVVQNFNLSMLSVTMATYLATGLVTREMLPLFAVVAPAMLLPTLLGARLYHGISEARFRQIVLGLLTASGVAMLATALPVLAQRLA; encoded by the coding sequence GTGGCGCTGGGCGCCGTGGTGGCGGGTTTCGTGCAGGGCCTTTCGGGCTTTGCCTTCGGGCTCGTGGCCATGTCGTTCTGGGCCTGGGCGCTGGAGCCGCGCCTGGCCGCCGTGCTCGTGGTGTTCGGCTCGCTCACGGGGCAGGTCGTCGCGGCCGTATCGGTGCGCCGGGGCTTCCACTGGCCGCGCCTGCTGCCCTTCGTGCTCGGCGGCCTGGCGGGCATTCCGCTCGGCGTGGCGCTGCTGCCGCGTCTGGACATGGTGTGGTTCAAGGCCGTGCTCGGCACGCTGCTCGTGGTCTGGTGCCCCGCGATGCTGATGGCGCGGCGCCTGCCGCGCATCACGGCGGGCGGGCGCATCGGCGACGGCCTCGCGGGCTTGGCCGGGGGCGTGATGGGGGGGCTGGGCGGCTTCACGGGCGCGCTGCCCACGCTGTGGTGCACGCTGCGCGGCTTCGACAAGGACGCGCAGCGCACGGTGGTGCAGAACTTCAACCTCTCGATGCTCAGCGTGACTATGGCCACCTACCTCGCCACGGGCCTGGTCACGCGCGAGATGCTGCCCCTGTTCGCCGTGGTCGCGCCCGCCATGCTGCTGCCCACGCTGCTCGGCGCGCGGCTGTACCACGGCATCAGCGAGGCGCGCTTTCGCCAGATCGTGCTGGGCCTGCTCACGGCCTCGGGCGTGGCCATGCTCGCCACGGCGCTGCCCGTGCTCGCGCAGCGCCTAGCCTAG